One Oryza glaberrima chromosome 10, OglaRS2, whole genome shotgun sequence DNA segment encodes these proteins:
- the LOC127785596 gene encoding aquaporin PIP2-1-like codes for MAISQEEQHAGGGRDYAEPAPQPFLGSSELRRWSLYRAAIAEFVATLLFLYVTVATVIGHKRRQDEGGDGEACGGVGLLGVAWAFGGTIFLLVYCTAGVSGGHVNPAVTLGLLVARKVTLLRAALYVAAQCLGAVCGAGLVRALNSAHFARHGGGANVVGDGYSKGAGLAAEVAGTFVLVYTVFSATDAKRSARDSHIPVLAPLPIGFAVFVVHLATIPITGTGINPARSFGAAVVYNQPNAWHDQWIFWVGPLVGSAIATLYHEHVLRASTLKALGSFKGARQ; via the exons ATGGCTATCAGCCAGGAGGAgcagcacgccggcggcgggagggactACGCCGAGCCGGCGCCGCAGCCGTTTCTTGGCTCGTCGGAGCTGCGGCGGTGGTCGCTGTACCGCGCGGCGATCGCCGAGTTCGTGGCGACGCTGCTGTTCCTGTACGTGACGGTGGCCACGGTGATCGGGCACAAGCGGCGCCaggacgagggcggcgacggcgaggcgtgcggcggcgtcggcctcctcggcgtcgcctGGGCCTTCGGCGGCACGATCTTCCTCCTCGTCTACTGCACCGCCGGCGTGTCCGGCGGGCACGTGAACCCGGCGGTCACGCTCGGGCTGCTCGTCGCGAGGAAGGTGACGCTGCTCCGCGCCGCGCTCTACGTCGCCGCGCAGTGCCTCGGCGCCGTCTgcggcgccggcctcgtccGGGCGCTCAACTCGGCCCACTTcgcgcggcacggcggcggcgccaacgtcgtcggcgacggctaCTCCAAGGGCGCCGGGCTCGCCGCCGAGGTCGCCGGCACGTTCGTGCTCGTGTACACCGTCTTCTCCGCCACCGACGCCAAGCGCAGCGCGCGCGACAGCCACATCCCG GTGTTGGCGCCATTGCCCATCGGTTTCGCGGTGTTCGTGGTGCACCTCGCCACCATCCCGATCACCGGCACGGGCATCAATCCGGCGAGGAgcttcggcgccgccgtcgtctacAACCAGCCCAATGCTTGGCACGATCAG TGGATCTTCTGGGTAGGGCCTCTTGTCGGGTCCGCCATTGCGACGCTATACCACGAGCATGTGCTGAGGGCGAGTACTCTCAAGGCGTTGGGCTCATTCAAGGGCGCCAGACAATGA
- the LOC127753177 gene encoding uncharacterized protein LOC127753177 → MAMAMAAAAAMVFLVFAPCLVQAEERPTAAHPHGLPFESPLALTPDAYEFFHPSERARRGHATGAAPALSPRAAPRGQLRESAASVARADQEEGGVAPARKVRRGCARAGTVAGVVAGAAAVAAVAALAVAYAVARRRVGVAAHGDAEACARAAPKTSG, encoded by the coding sequence atggcaatggcaatggcggcggcggcggcgatggtgttTCTTGTGTTCGCGCCTTGCCTTGTACAGGCCGAggagcggccgacggcggcgcaccCGCACGGGCTCCCCTTCGAGAGCCCGCTCGCGCTGACGCCGGACGCGTACGAGTTCTTCCACCCCAGCGAACGCGCCCGGCGCGGGCACGCcaccggggcggcgccggcgctctcgccgcgggcggcgccgcgcgggcaGCTGAGGGAgtcggcggcgagcgtggcGAGGGCCGACCaggaggagggcggcgtggCGCCCGCCAGGAAGGTCCGCCGCGGCTGCGCCCGGGCTGGGACGGTGGCCGGcgtggtcgccggcgccgctgccgtggCGGCGGTTGCCGCGCTCGCCGTGGCGTACGCCGTGGCGCGGCGCCGCGTGGGcgtggcggcgcacggcgacgccgaggcgtgcgcgcgcgcggcgccgaaGACGAGCGGCTAG
- the LOC127753127 gene encoding glutathione S-transferase U17-like: MQSGERPAAAAEVRVLGSWASPFVMRVMVALRLKGVEYELVQETMGKKSELLLASNPVHKKIPVLLHRGRPISESLIIVQYVDEVWPPPASILPSDDPYAAAIHRFWGQYIDDMFPPRIRILRGTVPGDKNKASDEMTTALLYLEEAFVECSKGKQYFGGDSIGYLDIALGSHLGWIKAVERIAGVELLGGAKVPNLAAWADRFCAHPAVVDVMPDADVLVEFTAKHADLMRALLASK; the protein is encoded by the exons atgcAGTCCggcgagcggccggcggcggcggcggaggtgcggGTGCTGGGGAGCTGGGCGAGCCCGTTCGTGATGCGGGTGATGGTGGCGCTGAGGCTGAAGGGCGTGGAGTACGAGCTGGTGCAGGAGACGATGGGGAAGAAGAGCGAGCTGCTGCTGGCGTCCAACCCGGTGCACAAGAAGATCCCCGTGCTGCTCCACCGCGGCAGGCCCATCTCCGAGTCCCTCATCATCGTGCAGTACGTCGACGAGgtctggccgccgccggcctccataCTCCCCAGCGACGACccctacgccgccgccatccaccgCTTCTGGGGACAGTACATCGACGACATG TTTCCTCCAAGGATTCGGATATTGAGAGGAACCGTGCCCGGAGACAAGAACAAAGCGTCCGACGAAATGACCACCGCTCTGCTGTATCTGGAAGAGGCATTCGTCGAGTGCAGCAAAGGGAAGCAATACTTCGGCGGCGACAGCATCGGCTACCTGGACATCGCTCTCGGATCGCACCTCGGATGGATCAAGGCGGTGGAGAGGatcgccggcgtcgagctcctCGGCGGCGCGAAGGTCCCCAACCTGGCTGCCTGGGCGGATCGCTTCTGCGCGCACCCGGCCGTCGTGGACGTCATGCCAGATGCTGATGTATTAGTCGAGTTCACCGCTAAGCATGCTGATTTGATGAGGGCTTTGTTAGCTTCCAAGTGA
- the LOC127752971 gene encoding uncharacterized protein LOC127752971, which produces MSTATAAGSEPGPGPGRADVGGEQPGPQAEEVVVVATAAAAAEAGAGAGAVTIVISQPEEAAEPKGAAAASPPPVEAGAKVAAAAVKEAELARTDSFDEQCRVCQQKTEEPLVDLGCRCRGDLSKAHRTCISVWFRTRGSNKCEICQQVAVNIPPPETQASTSYWVWRVDSAYGRGRGGHERGWFSPLWVAFAILIGGLLLDVLISVSLGVSALPVNIIIGVLIVLGLGTALRLALECCQEWGSRRSMPRLPMDGSMAPSGYHPARLWPAVLCLGWVSSETIKFGKISQELERLLGFALGSVSMGGFVLHQRRAIFRSLADADAAAAPSPFSSYQPSETRSRTSSTELAHVWNKGVDETLGRLVAYLSSRGCEYSCWQFVLTGYDNNTAAVQGILVSGRGSVCPDENFSWHMALHEHMDEQSRN; this is translated from the exons ATgtcgaccgccaccgccgccggatcggAGCCCGGCCCGGGCCCGGGCCGGGCGGACGTGGGCGGTGAACAGCCCGGGCcgcaggcggaggaggtggtggtggtggctaccgcggccgccgcggcggaggcgggggcgggggcgggggcggtgaCCATCGTGATCTCGCAGCcggaggaggcagcggagccgaagggcgccgcggcggcgtccccgCCCCCCGTGGAGGCCGGGGCGAAggtcgcggcggccgcggtgaAGGAGGCGGAGCTGGCGAGGACGGACAGCTTCGACGAGCAATGCAG GGTATGTCAACAGAAGACAGAAGAACCTTTGGTAGACCTTGGGTGCAGATGTCGAGGTGATCTTTCAAAGGCTCACCGCACATGTATTAGTGTTTGGTTTCGTACTAGAGGTTCAAACAAGTGTGAAATCTGCCA GCAGGTTGCTGTCAATATTCCCCCTCCAGAGACGCAAGCTAGT ACAAGTTATTGGGTTTGGAGGGTTGATTCAGCTTATGGAAGGGGCCGAGGAGGACATGAAAGG GGATGGTTTAGCCCTCTGTGGGTTGCATTTGCAATTCTTATTGGCGGACTCTTATTGGATGTTCTGATATCTGTTTCTCTTGGCGTCTCCGCACTTCCTGTGAACATAATAATTG GTGTTCTTATAGTTCTCGGCCTCGGCACCGCCCTGCGGCTAGCCCTAGAGTGCTGCCAGGAATGGGGCTCCAGGAGAAGCATGCCGAGGCTGCCGATGGACGGCAGCATGGCGCCCAGTGGATACCACCCTG CACGTTTATGGCCTGCTGTGCTGTGCTTGGGATGGGTTTCTTCGGAAACCATAAAGTTTGGAAAAATTTCACAGGAATTG GAGCGCCTCCTCGGGTTCGCCCTGGGCTCCGTCTCCATGGGAGGGTTCGTCCTCCACCAGCGGCGCGCCATCTTCCGctccctcgccgacgccgacgctgcCGCTGCCCCGTCGCCCTTCTCCTCCTACCAG CCTAGTGAAACCAGAAGTAGAACAAGCTCAACTGAATTGGCTCACGTATGGAACAAGGGAGTGGATGAGACTCTCGGACGACTTGTTGCATACCTCAGCTCTCGTGGATG CGAATATTCGTGTTGGCAATTCGTTTTAACAGGCTATGATAATAATACTGCTGCTGTACAAGGCATACTAGTATCAGGTAGAGGGTCTGTCTGCCCTGACGAAAATTTCTCTTGGCACATGGCTCTACATGAGCACATGGATGAACAAAGTAGAAACTAG
- the LOC127753060 gene encoding flotillin-like protein 1, producing MGFAYRIASASEYLAITGYGIADVKLAKKAWVAPGQRCTRFDISPVNYTFEVQAMSAEKLPFILPAVFTIGPRADDDDCLLRYAKLISPHDKLSHHVNELVKGVIEGETRVLAASMTMEEIFQGTKSFKQAVFENVQLELNQFGLIIYNANVKQLVDVAGHEYFSYLGQKTQQEAVNQAKVDVAEARMKGEVGAKERDGMTRQNAAKVDAETKVYTVKRQGEGAKEEARVKAEVKVFENEREAEVAEANADLAMKKAGWQRQAMVAEVEAAKAVAIREAELQVEVERTNASRQTEKLKAEHLSKAVVDYEMKVQEANWELYNRQKAAEALLYEQEKQAEARRASADAAFFARRREAEAELYAKQKEAEGLVAMGDAQSAYLSAMLGALGGSYAALRDYLMVSSGVYQEMARINADAIKGLEPKISVWSNGGGAGGEVGEGGGAMKEVAGVYKMLPPLLTTVHEQTGMLPPAWMGTLTGGAPSSTS from the exons ATGGGGTTCGCGTACCGGATCGCGAGCGCGTCGGAGTACCTGGCGATCACCGGGTACGGCATCGCCGACGTGAAGCTGGCGAAGAAGGCGTGGGTGGCGCCGGGGCAGCGGTGCACCCGCTTCGACATCTCCCCGGTGAACTACACCTTCGAGGTGCAGGCCATGAGCGCCGAGAAGCTCCCCTTCATCCTCCCGGCCGTCTTCACCATCGGCCcccgcgccgacgacgacgactgcctCCTCCGCTACGCCAAGCTCATCTCCCCGCACGACAAGCTCTCCCACCACGTCAACGAGCTCGTCAAGGGCGTCATCGAGGGGGAGACCCGCGTGCTGGCCGCCTCCATGACCATGGAGGAGATCTTCCAGGGCACCAAGTCCTTCAAGCAGGCCGTCTTCGAGAACGTCCAGCTGGAGCTCAACCAGTTCGGCCTCATCATCTACAACGCCAACGTCAAGCagctcgtcgacgtcgccggccaCGAGTACTTCTCCTACCTCGGCCAGAAGACGCAGCAGGAGGCGGTGAACCAGGCCAAGGTGGACGTCGCGGAGGCGCGGATGAAGGGGGAGGTCGGCGCCAAGGAGAGGGACGGGATGACGCGGCAGAACGCCGCCAAGGTGGACGCCGAGACCAAGGTGTACACGGTGAAGCGGCAGGGCGAGGGCgcgaaggaggaggcgagggtgAAGGCGGAGGTGAAGGTGTTCGAGAAcgagagggaggcggaggtggcggaaGCGAACGCTGACCTGGCGATGAAGAAGGCCGGGTGGCAACGGCAGGCGATGGTGGCCGAGGTGGAGGCCGCCAAGGCGGTCGCCATTCGTGAAGCCGAGCTGCAGGTGGAGGTGGAACGGACTAACGCCTCTAGGCAGACTGAGAAGCTCAAGGCCGAGCATCTCAGCAAGGCTGTCGTCGACTATGAGATGAAG GTGCAAGAAGCGAACTGGGAGCTGTACAACCGGCAGAAGGCGGCAGAGGCTCTGCTGTACGAGCAGGAGAAgcaggcggaggcgcggcgcgcATCGGCGGACGCGGCCTTCttcgcgcggcggcgcgaggccgaggcggagcTCTACGCCAAGCAGAAGGAGGCCGAGGGCCTGGTGGCCATGGGCGACGCCCAGAGCGCCTACCTCTCCGCCATGCTCGGCGCGCTCGGCGGCAGCTACGCCGCGCTCCGCGACTACCTCATGGTCAGCTCCGGCGTGTACCAGGAGATGGCGCGCATCAACGCCGACGCCATCAAGGGGCTGGAGCCCAAGATTAGCGTGTggagcaatggcggcggcgctggcggcgaagtcggggaaggcggtggcgcgatgaaggaggtggccgGGGTGTACAagatgctgccgccgctgctgacGACGGTGCACGAGCAGACCGGCATGCTGCCGCCGGCGTGGATGGGCACTCTGACTGGCGGCGCCCCGTCGTCGACCAGTTGA
- the LOC127753217 gene encoding uncharacterized protein LOC127753217, translated as MIMHALTSMSTLPFHHRVGIGLPPGLRAFNKTWCDGVLSSSQNNTGNTHSITRADQHEALLMNMKLTFMVVLMALTGSTIYITGFLRLSFRRLPTGGGLFLYRYDLTRIVRFVLNFAFFQFVPLLSSAFSQSENRSKTELLLILLWMLLAEIIRKKVQGMLLPTDGSSFNRGIGRFTLMDYAYDTSHLVWIGYLICSKLPDDKSLSITFAVLWFLCFAKLVLSAVNRSFASYSFHTARNPLVIAGYMTKVMDKYNRDGDGRSAVPANDMSSCKFVVMGEDALVVPNNDKEKKPKPVTTPGYGYGVGRRVVVAGGGHQHQATYCDENEQKHLHLCIAEPDDYSNKEWPLVTVKTIWEMREKHKHIFHGKRGDFLEDLCLSFSLFKMLRRRFEHYPMVEVGSDMARAMMLDGLLKLNFSSPGSNSSHDQLQRPFQVLLMELELLKNYYQQAAAPVVMSQPILFCINFLSSIIFLDFFIVAVVDILIVNKDAAPLYCRIMGWGRTPVSSPSLILSLTMLLVLTVILIEAHDFWTSFVFSDWNIVRMLCSYDRPSRRWLQKIYSVVIYIRYCLLSSSKNKMTIYQVSILDACGPIDKHFARTSQVTLPASATAQIIQALCSCDIINRSTGAINLPAGIDSNQMTTTEAILAWHLATELLETTTMDSQKKQCRRPPAGADNRRIASVLSKYCVHLVVHLPELLPDEETWVSSCYEETRSCLDHASRRCGCRACPPSRRCRKKKIAKTAMSGDQWEDSFRDPTVRRGVKLFHRLREKPADEAWDELARLWVHLVIYLAPSNDVQGHAKALASWGADLITCLWALCTHAGITRQPPPKQHDVEVHDQQQIDIVVTHRQPTLNQDDDNSIYV; from the coding sequence ATGATCATGCATGCACTGACCAGCATGAGCACATTGCCATTTCATCATAGGGTTGGCATTGGCCTCCCTCCCGGTTTGCGAGCTTTCAACAAGACATGGTGCGATGGAGTTTTATCCTCTTCCCAGAACAACACCGGCAACACCCATAGTATTACTCGGGCCGACCAACATGAAGCCTTGTTGATGAACATGAAGCTGACGTTCATGGTGGTGCTCATGGCTCTCACGGGCTCCACCATCTACATCACCGGCTTTCTACGCCTCTCCTTCAGGCGGCTGCCTACCGGCGGTGGCCTGTTCCTTTACCGGTACGACCTTACCCGGATCGTGCGTTTTGTGCTCAACTTCGCCTTCTTCCAGTTcgttcctctcctctcctcggcgTTTTCACAGAGCGAAAACCGGAGCAAAACCGAGCTCCTCCTCATACTCCTGTGGATGCTCCTCGCCGAGATCATCCGCAAGAAGGTGCAGGGGATGCTGCTGCCAACCGATGGCTCCTCCTTCAATAGGGGGATCGGAAGGTTCACGCTCATGGATTACGCCTACGACACTAGTCACCTAGTGTGGATTGGCTACCTCATATGCTCCAAATTGCCAGATGATAAATCCCTGAGCATCACCTTCGCTGTGCTCTGGTTCCTGTGCTTTGCGAAGCTCGTGCTAAGCGCTGTGAACAGATCGTTCGCCAGCTACTCCTTCCACACGGCGAGGAACCCTCTTGTTATTGCGGGCTACATGACGAAAGTCatggacaagtacaaccgcgacggcgatggccggaGCGCCGTGCCGGCCAACGACATGTCCAGCTGCAAATTCGTGGTGATGGGCGAGGACGCCCTTGTTGTGCCCAACAACGACAAGGAGAAGAAGCCGAAGCCGGTCACAACCCCTGGATACGGCTACGGCGTGGGAaggcgcgtcgtcgtcgccggcggtggacaCCAACACCAAGCCACCTACTGCGACGAAAACGAGCAGAAGCATTTGCATCTCTGTATCGCCGAACCCGATGACTACTCCAACAAGGAGTGGCCCTTGGTCACTGTGAAAACAATATGGGAGATGCGCGAAAAACACAAGCACATCTTCCATGGCAAGAGAGGGGATTTCCTTGAGGACTTATGcctatctttctctcttttcaagATGCTCCGGCGCCGGTTCGAGCACTACCCGATGGTGGAGGTCGGCTCCGACATGGCTCGCGCCATGATGCTCGACGGCCTCCTCAAACTCAACTTCTCTAGCCCAGGCAGCAACTCATCCCATGATCAACTCCAAAGGCCTTTCCAAGTGCTTCTAATGGAGCTTGAGCTCCTCAAGAACTACTACCAGCAAGCGGCTGCCCCTGTGGTGATGTCCCAACCTATCCTTTTCTGCATCAACTTCTTGTCCTCCATTATCTTCTTGGATTTTTTCATCGTTGCCGTAGTTGACATACTAATCGTCAACAAGGATGCAGCACCATTATATTGCCGAATCATGGGCTGGGGAAGAACCCCTGTGAGTTCCCCGTCCCTCATCCTCTCCTTGACCATGTTGCTTGTGCTCACGGTCATTCTCATCGAGGCTCATGACTTCTGGACCTCGTTTGTGTTCTCCGATTGGAACATAGTCCGCATGCTGTGCTCCTACGACCGGCCCAGTAGACGGTGGCTACAGAAAATCTATTCCGTGGTCATCTACATACGCTATTGTTTACTTTCTTCATCCAAAAACAAGATGACAATCTACCAGGTATCCATTCTTGACGCCTGTGGTCCAATCGACAAGCATTTTGCAAGGACTTCCCAGGTTACCCTGCCGGCGAGTGCCACTGCGCAGATCATCCAAGCCTTGTGTTCATGTGACATTATCAATCGCAGCACTGGAGCCATCAACCTTCCTGCAGGCATCGATTCCAACCAGATGACCACCACCGAGGCCATCCTGGCGTGGCACCTAGCGACGGAGCTGctcgagacgacgacgatggacaGCCAGAAGAAACAatgccgccgccctcccgccggcgccgacaaCCGCCGGATCGCGTCGGTGCTGTCCAAGTACTGCGTGCATCTGGTGGTGCACCTCCCCGAGCTGCTGCCCGACGAAGAGACGTGGGTGTCCAGCTGCTACGAGGAGACGAGGAGCTGCCTGGATCATGCGTCCAGGCGGTGCGGCTGCCGCGCGTGCCCGCCGAGCCGCCGGTgcaggaagaagaagatcgCCAAGACCGCCATGTCAGGCGACCAGTGGGAGGATTCGTTCCGAGACCCGACGGTGCGGAGAGGTGTGAAGCTGTTCCACCGGCTCAGGGAGAAGCCCGCCGACGAGGCGTGGGACGAGCTGGCGCGCCTCTGGGTGCACCTCGTCATCTACCTCGCGCCGTCCAACGACGTGCAGGGCCATGCCAAGGCGTTGGCCTCATGGGGCGCCGACCTCATCACCTGCCTCTGGGCGCTGTGCACGCACGCCGGGATCACGCGCCAGCCGCCTCCCAAGCAACATGATGTAGAAGTGCACGACCAGCAGCAAATCGACATTGTCGTCACCCATCGCCAGCCGACACTCAACCAAGACGATGACAACTCCATCTATGTCTAA